A window of Epinephelus fuscoguttatus linkage group LG24, E.fuscoguttatus.final_Chr_v1 contains these coding sequences:
- the LOC125884667 gene encoding mitogen-activated protein kinase kinase kinase kinase 4-like isoform X5: MANDSPAKSLVDIDLASLRDPAGIFELVEVVGNGTYGQVYKGRHVKTGQLAAIKVMDVTEDEEEEIKLEINMLKKYSHHRNIATYYGAFIKKSPPGHDDQLWLVMEFCGAGSITDLVKNTKGNQLKEDWIAYISREILRGLAHLHAHHVIHRDIKGQNVLLTENAEVKLVDFGVSAQLDRTVGRRNTFIGTPYWMAPEVIACDENPDATYDYRSDLWSCGITAIEMAEGAPPLCDMHPMRALFLIPRNPPPRLKSKKWSKKFFSFIEGCLVKNYTQRPPTEQLLKHPFIRDQPNERQVRIQLKDHIDRTKKKRGEKDETEYEYSGSEEEEEDPPEQEGEPSSIVNVPGESTLRRDFIRLQQENKERSEALRRQQLLQEQQLREQEEYKRQLLAERQKRIEQQKEQRRRLEEQQRREREMRRQQEREQRRREQEDKRRIEEMDRRRKEEEERRRAEDEKRRNDREQEYIRRQLEEEQRHLEMLQEQLLREQAMLLEFKWRELEEQRKAERLHKRLQQEQAYLLSLQHESKQLPGDKTKLPSDHSKPPKTSTLPPDRVLTTTPQAQVLDGAVSVARSACDFSRALQTIPSDSPKSQEAVPETTDSDETGPSQLPNSPSPPPTEPPTDSEPPQAESLEPDRPAEPVSHPPQPIREADERYRKNIQGSPQIAPPPKQPPLPPRSSEPFSNGSSSEASAMHRPMEPQVQWSHLAALKSSNSAAPSPPPPPPPVVSRSQSFSEPGGVTSSFAQLHLRSQDPHHHHHHHPSPARTDSQPQPPLHHPQPQTRTEHQAGGEEVPPKVPVRTTSRSPVLSRRESPLPSQPGNQGGQRNAGGNVEQRPLWDRVEKLQPRPGSGSSSGSSNSSSQASPGDRFRPRSSSKSEGSPLQRPENVPKKQDEKNLVRPTRPADLTALAKELRAVDDVRLPHKVTDYSSSSEESGTTDEEDDEEVDQEAGEESTSGAEDSRAGRLSNGETESAKTMLVEDSESEQAITPSKDGTLVIRQSTADIKRLVSLSSSSSSSPSAGLGHVHGQPQPPGHGLAEKNGFAGRIHHLPDLIQQSHHSPSSSTTIPSSSSSSSLPSSSSYASPAMSPQNSLDKLTAIESQSESNSMSKHKSSSSFTPFIDPRLLQISPSSGSSLNNMAAFGPDGRLADPLRSDPSRKGSVVNVNPVNTRPPSDTPEIRKYKKRFNSEILCAALWGVNLLVGTESGLMLLDRSGQGKVYPLINRRRIQQMDVLEGLNVLVTISGKKNKLRVYYLSWLRNKILHNDPEVEKKQGWVNVGDLEGCVHYKVVKYERIKFLVLALKNAVEVYAWAPKPYHKFMAFKSFGDLVHKPLLVDLTVEEGQRLKVIYGSCSGFHAVDVDSGAVYDIYLPTHIQTSIQCHAIIILPNTDGIELLVCYEDEGVYVNTYGRITKDVVLQWGEMPTSVAYIRSNQIMGWGEKAIEIRSVETGHLDGVFMHKRAQRLKFLCERNDKVFFASVRAGGASQVYFMTLGRSSLMSW; the protein is encoded by the exons gatgaagaggaggaaattAAACTGGAGATCAATATGCTGAAGAAGTATTCCCACCACCGAAACATAGCCACCTACTATGGTGCTTTCATTAAGAAGAGCCCCCCGGGACACGATGACCAGCTGTGG CTGGTGATGGAGTTCTGTGGAGCTGGTTCAATCACAGATCTGGTGAAGAACACCAAAGGGAACCAGCTGAAGGAAGACTGGATCGCCTACATCTCCAGAGAGATCCTTAGG ggTCTGGCCCACCTACACGCCCACCACGTCATCCACCGTGACATCAAGGGCCAGAACGTCCTGTTGACCGAGAACGCTGAAGTCAAACTAG TTGACTTTGGCGTGAGTGCTCAGCTGGATCGGACAGTGGGGAGGAGGAACACGTTCATCGGGACCCCTTATTGGATGGCCCCTGAGGTTATTGCTTGTGACGAGAACCCGGACGCTACGTATGATTACAGA AGCGATCTGTGGTCTTGTGGCATCACAGCTATAGAGATGGCTGAAGGAGCACCAC CACTCTGTGACATGCACCCAATGCGTGCACTCTTCCTCATTCCAAGAAACCCTCCTCCCAGGCTCAAGTCTAAAAAATG GTCCAAAAAGTTTTTCAGTTTCATTGAGGGCTGTCTGGTGAAGAACTACACGCAGCGGCCCCCGACAGAGCAGCTGCTGAAGCACCCCTTCATCCGAGACCAGCCCAACGAGAGGCAAGTCCGCATCCAGCTCAAAGACCACATCGACCGTACCAAGAAGAAGAGGGGAGAGAAGG ATGAGACAGAGTACGAGTACAGTggcagtgaggaggaggaagaggatccCCCAGAGCAGGAAGGGGAGCCCAG CTCCATTGTCAACGTGCCAGGTGAGTCAACGCTGCGCCGCGACTTCATCCGCCTGCAGCAAGAGAACAAGGAGCGATCAGAGGCGCTCCGCCGgcagcagctcctccaggagCAGCAGCTCCGGGAGCAGGAGGAGTACAAGCGCCAACTGCTGGCTGAGAGGCAGAAGCGCATAGAGCAACAGAAGGAGCAGAGAAGACGGCTAGAGGAG CAACAGCGACGTGAACGGGAGATGAGGAGGCAACAGGAGCGTGAGCAGCGTCGCCGTGAGCAGGAGGACAAGAGGCGCATTGAAGAGATGGATCGTAGACgcaaagaagaggaggaacgcCGGCGGGCTGAGGACGAGAAGAGGAGGAATGATCGTGAACAG GAGTACATCAGAcgtcagctggaggaggagcagagacacCTGGAGATGTTGCAGGAGCAGCTGCTCCGCGAACAGGCCATGCTGCTG GAGTTCAAGTGGCGGGAGCTGGAGGAGCAGCGCAAGGCCGAGCGACTCCATAagcggctgcagcaggagcaggCCTACCTGCTGTCGCTCCAGCACGAGTCCAAACAGCTGCCTGGCGACAAGACCAAACTCCCCTCAGACCATAGCAAACCTCCAAAGACCTCCACCCTGCCCCCCGACAGAGTCCTAACCACAACCCCTCAAGCTCAGGTCCTTGACGGTGCCGTTTCTGTAGCAAGAAGCGCTTGTGATTTCTCCAGAGCACTTCAGACAATCCCCTCAGACAGCCCCAAATCCCAGGAAGCAGTGCCAGAGACGACTGACTCTGATGAGACCGGTCCCAGCCAGCTCCCAAACTCCCCCAGCCCTCCTCCGACTGAACCCCCCACTGACTCTGAACCTCCCCAGGCAGAGAGTTTGGAGCCCGATAGGCCGGCAGAGCCTGTCAGTCATCCTCCTCAGCCTATCAGAGAG GCCGACGAGCGGTACCGTAAGAACATTCAGGGCTCCCCTCAGATCGCCCCTCCTCCCAAGCAGCCCCCTCTGCCTCCCCGCTCCTCCGAACCATTCTCCAATGGCTCCTCCTCCGAGGCCTCCGCCATGCACCGGCCCATGGAGCCTCAG GTCCAGTGGTCCCACCTGGCTGCTCTAAAAAGCAGTAACAGCGCcgccccctctcctcctcctcctcctccgcccgTGGTCTCTCGCTCCCAGTCCTTCAGCGAGCCCGGCGGCGTGACCTCTAGCTTTGCACAACTCCACCTGCGCTCCCAGGACccccaccatcaccaccaccaccacccatcGCCTGCACGCACTGACTCCCAGCCCCAACCTCCCCTCCACCACCCTCAGCCCCAAACTCGGACCGAACACCAGGCCGGCGGTGAGGAGGTGCCTCCCAAG gtgccgGTGAGGACAACATCCAGGTCTCCGGTCCTGTCGCGCCGCGAGTCCCCTCTGCCATCACAGCCCGGCAACCAAGGCGGACAGAGGAATGCTGGCGG TAATGTGGAGCAGCGTCCGCTGTGGGATCGTGTGGAGAAGCTGCAGCCTCGGCCGGGCAGTGGCAGCTCCTCCGGCTCCTCCAACTCCAGCTCCCAGGCCAGTCCTGGTGACCGCTTCAGGCCACGCT CTTCCTCCAAATCTGAAGGATCGCCTCTCCAGCGGCCTGAAAATGTtcccaaaaaacaagatgaaaagaACCTTGTCAGGCCCACTCGACCAGCT GATCTGACAGCTCTGGCCAAGGAGCTTCGAGCAGTAGATGATGTGAGGCTTCCCCACAAGGTCACCGACTACTCCTCCTCAAGCGAGGAGTCGGGCACCACCGACGAGGAGGACGACGAAGAGGTGGACCAGGAGGCGGGAGAGGAGTCCACCTCAGGAGCCGAGGATTCCAGGGCTGG GAGGCTGAGTAACGGGGAGACGGAGTCGGCTAAGACCATGCTGGTTGAAGACTCGGAGAGCGAACAAGCCATTACACCCTCGAAGGACGGCACGCTGGTCATCAGACAG AGCACCGCTGACATAAAGCGATTGGtcagtctctcctcctcctcctcctcctctccctcggCTGGCCTTGGCCACGTCCACGGCCAGCCCCAACCCCCCGGCCATGGCCTGGCGGAGAAAAACGGCTTTGCCGGCCGCATACACCACCTACCAGACCTTATCCAGCAGAGCCATCACTCCCCTTCCTCTTCCACGAccatcccttcctcctcctcctcttcctccttacCCTCATCATCTAGCTATGCCAGTCCTGCCATGTCCCCACAGAATTCCCTGGACAAGCTCACTGCCATAGAG TCCCAGTCAGAAAGCAACTCCATGTCCAAACACAagtcttcctcttccttcactCCCTTCATCGACCCTCGTCTTCTCCAGATTTCTCCATCCAGCGGCAGCTCCCTCAACAACATGG CAGCATTCGGGCCAGATGGACGGCTCGCAGACCCGCTGAGGTCTGATCCATCTCGTAAAGGCTCTGTGGTCAACGTCAACCCAGTTAACACGCGCCCACCGAGCGACACACCAGAGATTCGCAAGTACAAGAAGAGGTTCAACTCTGAGATCCTGTGTGCTGCACTCTGGG GAGTGAACCTGCTCGTGGGAACAGAGAGCGGACTGATGCTGCTGGACCGAAGCGGTCAGGGGAAGGTCTACCCACTGATCAACAGGAGACGCATCCAGCAGATGGACGTCCTGGAGGGACTCAATGTCCTCGTCACCATTTCAG GTAAAAAGAACAAGCTGCGAGTGTATTACCTGTCCTGGCTGAGGAACAAGATTTTGCACAACGACCCTGAGGTGGAGAAGAAGCAGGGTTGGGTCAACGTGGGCGACTTGGAGGGTTGTGTCCACTACAAAGTCG TGAAATACGAGAGGATTAAGTTCTTGGTGCTGGCCTTGAAGAACGCTGTGGAGGTGTACGCCTGGGCGCCCAAACCCTACCACAAATTCATGGCCTTTAAG TCTTTTGGTGACCTGGTGCACAAGCCTCTGCTGGTCGACCTGACGGTGGAGGAAGGTCAGAGATTAAAGGTCATCTACGGCTCCTGCTCAGGCTTCCATGCTGTGGATGTGGACTCGGGTGCTGTCTACGACATCTACCTGCCCACACAT ATCCAGACCAGCATTCAGTGCCATGCCATCATCATCTTGCCCAACACTGACGGGATCGAGCTGCTGGTGTGTTACGAGGACGAGGGCGTGTACGTCAACACCTACGGGCGCATCACCAAAGACGTGGTGCTGCAGTGGGGAGAAATGCCAACTTCAGTGG CCTACATTAGGTCAAACCAGATCATGGGCTGGGGTGAGAAGGCTATAGAGATCCGCTCAGTGGAGACGGGCCACCTGGACGGCGTCTTCATGCACAAGAGAGCCCAGAGACTCAAGTTCCTTTGTGAGAGAAATGACAAG GTCTTCTTTGCCTCTGTGCGTGCTGGAGGTGCCAGCCAGGTGTATTTCATGACCCTGGGACGCTCCTCCCTCATGAGCTGGTAG
- the LOC125884667 gene encoding mitogen-activated protein kinase kinase kinase kinase 4-like isoform X13: MANDSPAKSLVDIDLASLRDPAGIFELVEVVGNGTYGQVYKGRHVKTGQLAAIKVMDVTEDEEEEIKLEINMLKKYSHHRNIATYYGAFIKKSPPGHDDQLWLVMEFCGAGSITDLVKNTKGNQLKEDWIAYISREILRGLAHLHAHHVIHRDIKGQNVLLTENAEVKLVDFGVSAQLDRTVGRRNTFIGTPYWMAPEVIACDENPDATYDYRSDLWSCGITAIEMAEGAPPLCDMHPMRALFLIPRNPPPRLKSKKWSKKFFSFIEGCLVKNYTQRPPTEQLLKHPFIRDQPNERQVRIQLKDHIDRTKKKRGEKDETEYEYSGSEEEEEDPPEQEGEPSSIVNVPGESTLRRDFIRLQQENKERSEALRRQQLLQEQQLREQEEYKRQLLAERQKRIEQQKEQRRRLEEQQRREREMRRQQEREQRRREQEDKRRIEEMDRRRKEEEERRRAEDEKRRNDREQEYIRRQLEEEQRHLEMLQEQLLREQAMLLEFKWRELEEQRKAERLHKRLQQEQAYLLSLQHESKQLPGDKTKLPSDHSKPPKTSTLPPDRVLTTTPQAQVLDGAVSVARSACDFSRALQTIPSDSPKSQEAVPETTDSDETGPSQLPNSPSPPPTEPPTDSEPPQAESLEPDRPAEPVSHPPQPIREADERYRKNIQGSPQIAPPPKQPPLPPRSSEPFSNGSSSEASAMHRPMEPQVQWSHLAALKSSNSAAPSPPPPPPPVVSRSQSFSEPGGVTSSFAQLHLRSQDPHHHHHHHPSPARTDSQPQPPLHHPQPQTRTEHQAGGEEVPPKVPVRTTSRSPVLSRRESPLPSQPGNQGGQRNAGGNVEQRPLWDRVEKLQPRPGSGSSSGSSNSSSQASPGDRFRPRSSSKSEGSPLQRPENVPKKQDEKNLVRPTRPADLTALAKELRAVDDVRLPHKVTDYSSSSEESGTTDEEDDEEVDQEAGEESTSGAEDSRAGYPHGFRRRLSNGETESAKTMLVEDSESEQAITPSKDGTLVIRQSTADIKRLVSLSSSSSSSPSAGLGHVHGQPQPPGHGLAEKNGFAGRIHHLPDLIQQSHHSPSSSTTIPSSSSSSSLPSSSSYASPAMSPQNSLDKLTAIESQSESNSMSKHKSSSSFTPFIDPRLLQISPSSGSSLNNMAFGPDGRLADPLRSDPSRKGSVVNVNPVNTRPPSDTPEIRKYKKRFNSEILCAALWGVNLLVGTESGLMLLDRSGQGKVYPLINRRRIQQMDVLEGLNVLVTISGKKNKLRVYYLSWLRNKILHNDPEVEKKQGWVNVGDLEGCVHYKVVKYERIKFLVLALKNAVEVYAWAPKPYHKFMAFKSFGDLVHKPLLVDLTVEEGQRLKVIYGSCSGFHAVDVDSGAVYDIYLPTHIQTSIQCHAIIILPNTDGIELLVCYEDEGVYVNTYGRITKDVVLQWGEMPTSVAYIRSNQIMGWGEKAIEIRSVETGHLDGVFMHKRAQRLKFLCERNDKVFFASVRAGGASQVYFMTLGRSSLMSW, translated from the exons gatgaagaggaggaaattAAACTGGAGATCAATATGCTGAAGAAGTATTCCCACCACCGAAACATAGCCACCTACTATGGTGCTTTCATTAAGAAGAGCCCCCCGGGACACGATGACCAGCTGTGG CTGGTGATGGAGTTCTGTGGAGCTGGTTCAATCACAGATCTGGTGAAGAACACCAAAGGGAACCAGCTGAAGGAAGACTGGATCGCCTACATCTCCAGAGAGATCCTTAGG ggTCTGGCCCACCTACACGCCCACCACGTCATCCACCGTGACATCAAGGGCCAGAACGTCCTGTTGACCGAGAACGCTGAAGTCAAACTAG TTGACTTTGGCGTGAGTGCTCAGCTGGATCGGACAGTGGGGAGGAGGAACACGTTCATCGGGACCCCTTATTGGATGGCCCCTGAGGTTATTGCTTGTGACGAGAACCCGGACGCTACGTATGATTACAGA AGCGATCTGTGGTCTTGTGGCATCACAGCTATAGAGATGGCTGAAGGAGCACCAC CACTCTGTGACATGCACCCAATGCGTGCACTCTTCCTCATTCCAAGAAACCCTCCTCCCAGGCTCAAGTCTAAAAAATG GTCCAAAAAGTTTTTCAGTTTCATTGAGGGCTGTCTGGTGAAGAACTACACGCAGCGGCCCCCGACAGAGCAGCTGCTGAAGCACCCCTTCATCCGAGACCAGCCCAACGAGAGGCAAGTCCGCATCCAGCTCAAAGACCACATCGACCGTACCAAGAAGAAGAGGGGAGAGAAGG ATGAGACAGAGTACGAGTACAGTggcagtgaggaggaggaagaggatccCCCAGAGCAGGAAGGGGAGCCCAG CTCCATTGTCAACGTGCCAGGTGAGTCAACGCTGCGCCGCGACTTCATCCGCCTGCAGCAAGAGAACAAGGAGCGATCAGAGGCGCTCCGCCGgcagcagctcctccaggagCAGCAGCTCCGGGAGCAGGAGGAGTACAAGCGCCAACTGCTGGCTGAGAGGCAGAAGCGCATAGAGCAACAGAAGGAGCAGAGAAGACGGCTAGAGGAG CAACAGCGACGTGAACGGGAGATGAGGAGGCAACAGGAGCGTGAGCAGCGTCGCCGTGAGCAGGAGGACAAGAGGCGCATTGAAGAGATGGATCGTAGACgcaaagaagaggaggaacgcCGGCGGGCTGAGGACGAGAAGAGGAGGAATGATCGTGAACAG GAGTACATCAGAcgtcagctggaggaggagcagagacacCTGGAGATGTTGCAGGAGCAGCTGCTCCGCGAACAGGCCATGCTGCTG GAGTTCAAGTGGCGGGAGCTGGAGGAGCAGCGCAAGGCCGAGCGACTCCATAagcggctgcagcaggagcaggCCTACCTGCTGTCGCTCCAGCACGAGTCCAAACAGCTGCCTGGCGACAAGACCAAACTCCCCTCAGACCATAGCAAACCTCCAAAGACCTCCACCCTGCCCCCCGACAGAGTCCTAACCACAACCCCTCAAGCTCAGGTCCTTGACGGTGCCGTTTCTGTAGCAAGAAGCGCTTGTGATTTCTCCAGAGCACTTCAGACAATCCCCTCAGACAGCCCCAAATCCCAGGAAGCAGTGCCAGAGACGACTGACTCTGATGAGACCGGTCCCAGCCAGCTCCCAAACTCCCCCAGCCCTCCTCCGACTGAACCCCCCACTGACTCTGAACCTCCCCAGGCAGAGAGTTTGGAGCCCGATAGGCCGGCAGAGCCTGTCAGTCATCCTCCTCAGCCTATCAGAGAG GCCGACGAGCGGTACCGTAAGAACATTCAGGGCTCCCCTCAGATCGCCCCTCCTCCCAAGCAGCCCCCTCTGCCTCCCCGCTCCTCCGAACCATTCTCCAATGGCTCCTCCTCCGAGGCCTCCGCCATGCACCGGCCCATGGAGCCTCAG GTCCAGTGGTCCCACCTGGCTGCTCTAAAAAGCAGTAACAGCGCcgccccctctcctcctcctcctcctccgcccgTGGTCTCTCGCTCCCAGTCCTTCAGCGAGCCCGGCGGCGTGACCTCTAGCTTTGCACAACTCCACCTGCGCTCCCAGGACccccaccatcaccaccaccaccacccatcGCCTGCACGCACTGACTCCCAGCCCCAACCTCCCCTCCACCACCCTCAGCCCCAAACTCGGACCGAACACCAGGCCGGCGGTGAGGAGGTGCCTCCCAAG gtgccgGTGAGGACAACATCCAGGTCTCCGGTCCTGTCGCGCCGCGAGTCCCCTCTGCCATCACAGCCCGGCAACCAAGGCGGACAGAGGAATGCTGGCGG TAATGTGGAGCAGCGTCCGCTGTGGGATCGTGTGGAGAAGCTGCAGCCTCGGCCGGGCAGTGGCAGCTCCTCCGGCTCCTCCAACTCCAGCTCCCAGGCCAGTCCTGGTGACCGCTTCAGGCCACGCT CTTCCTCCAAATCTGAAGGATCGCCTCTCCAGCGGCCTGAAAATGTtcccaaaaaacaagatgaaaagaACCTTGTCAGGCCCACTCGACCAGCT GATCTGACAGCTCTGGCCAAGGAGCTTCGAGCAGTAGATGATGTGAGGCTTCCCCACAAGGTCACCGACTACTCCTCCTCAAGCGAGGAGTCGGGCACCACCGACGAGGAGGACGACGAAGAGGTGGACCAGGAGGCGGGAGAGGAGTCCACCTCAGGAGCCGAGGATTCCAGGGCTGG ATATCCCCATGGCTTCCGCAGGAGGCTGAGTAACGGGGAGACGGAGTCGGCTAAGACCATGCTGGTTGAAGACTCGGAGAGCGAACAAGCCATTACACCCTCGAAGGACGGCACGCTGGTCATCAGACAG AGCACCGCTGACATAAAGCGATTGGtcagtctctcctcctcctcctcctcctctccctcggCTGGCCTTGGCCACGTCCACGGCCAGCCCCAACCCCCCGGCCATGGCCTGGCGGAGAAAAACGGCTTTGCCGGCCGCATACACCACCTACCAGACCTTATCCAGCAGAGCCATCACTCCCCTTCCTCTTCCACGAccatcccttcctcctcctcctcttcctccttacCCTCATCATCTAGCTATGCCAGTCCTGCCATGTCCCCACAGAATTCCCTGGACAAGCTCACTGCCATAGAG TCCCAGTCAGAAAGCAACTCCATGTCCAAACACAagtcttcctcttccttcactCCCTTCATCGACCCTCGTCTTCTCCAGATTTCTCCATCCAGCGGCAGCTCCCTCAACAACATGG CATTCGGGCCAGATGGACGGCTCGCAGACCCGCTGAGGTCTGATCCATCTCGTAAAGGCTCTGTGGTCAACGTCAACCCAGTTAACACGCGCCCACCGAGCGACACACCAGAGATTCGCAAGTACAAGAAGAGGTTCAACTCTGAGATCCTGTGTGCTGCACTCTGGG GAGTGAACCTGCTCGTGGGAACAGAGAGCGGACTGATGCTGCTGGACCGAAGCGGTCAGGGGAAGGTCTACCCACTGATCAACAGGAGACGCATCCAGCAGATGGACGTCCTGGAGGGACTCAATGTCCTCGTCACCATTTCAG GTAAAAAGAACAAGCTGCGAGTGTATTACCTGTCCTGGCTGAGGAACAAGATTTTGCACAACGACCCTGAGGTGGAGAAGAAGCAGGGTTGGGTCAACGTGGGCGACTTGGAGGGTTGTGTCCACTACAAAGTCG TGAAATACGAGAGGATTAAGTTCTTGGTGCTGGCCTTGAAGAACGCTGTGGAGGTGTACGCCTGGGCGCCCAAACCCTACCACAAATTCATGGCCTTTAAG TCTTTTGGTGACCTGGTGCACAAGCCTCTGCTGGTCGACCTGACGGTGGAGGAAGGTCAGAGATTAAAGGTCATCTACGGCTCCTGCTCAGGCTTCCATGCTGTGGATGTGGACTCGGGTGCTGTCTACGACATCTACCTGCCCACACAT ATCCAGACCAGCATTCAGTGCCATGCCATCATCATCTTGCCCAACACTGACGGGATCGAGCTGCTGGTGTGTTACGAGGACGAGGGCGTGTACGTCAACACCTACGGGCGCATCACCAAAGACGTGGTGCTGCAGTGGGGAGAAATGCCAACTTCAGTGG CCTACATTAGGTCAAACCAGATCATGGGCTGGGGTGAGAAGGCTATAGAGATCCGCTCAGTGGAGACGGGCCACCTGGACGGCGTCTTCATGCACAAGAGAGCCCAGAGACTCAAGTTCCTTTGTGAGAGAAATGACAAG GTCTTCTTTGCCTCTGTGCGTGCTGGAGGTGCCAGCCAGGTGTATTTCATGACCCTGGGACGCTCCTCCCTCATGAGCTGGTAG